In Halorubrum sp. PV6, a single window of DNA contains:
- the aroC gene encoding chorismate synthase — translation MNGNRFGRLFQLTTYGESHGDAMGVTVSGVPAGVELDEEAIQAHLDRRKPGQSMITTSRGEPDEVVVNSGVQDGYTTGTPIGMVIQNKDARSGKYEPYVTAPRPSHGDYTYSAKFGTRNWGGGGRSSARETVNWVAAGAVAEQVLDASEYDVEIKAHVNQIGDVEADPVTFEQLLANSEENDVRCADPEAAAEMQELIEEYQQQGDSIGGSIYFECRGVPRGLGAPRFDSFPARLGQAMFSIPATTGVEYGLGNEATDVAGSDRNEDWTFDDGESFEHVESEEGDPVPVGNDHGGLQGGITTGEPIYGEATWHAPTSIPKKQRSADWETGEEKEVQVVGRHDPVLPPRAVPVVEAMLYCTVLDFMLLAGRINPDRVDGTPGQYDTGYHPSSPDNE, via the coding sequence ATGAACGGAAACCGGTTCGGTCGGCTCTTCCAGCTGACGACGTACGGCGAGAGCCACGGCGACGCGATGGGCGTGACCGTCTCTGGCGTCCCCGCGGGCGTCGAACTCGACGAGGAGGCGATCCAGGCACACCTCGACCGGCGTAAGCCGGGCCAGTCGATGATCACCACCTCGCGGGGCGAGCCGGACGAGGTCGTCGTCAACTCCGGCGTGCAGGACGGCTACACCACGGGCACGCCCATCGGCATGGTGATCCAGAACAAAGACGCGCGCTCGGGCAAGTACGAGCCGTACGTCACGGCGCCGCGCCCCTCGCACGGCGATTACACCTACTCCGCGAAGTTCGGCACGCGCAACTGGGGCGGCGGCGGCCGCTCCTCGGCGCGCGAGACGGTGAACTGGGTGGCGGCCGGCGCGGTCGCCGAGCAGGTCCTCGACGCCTCCGAGTACGACGTCGAGATCAAAGCCCACGTCAACCAGATCGGCGACGTCGAAGCCGACCCGGTGACTTTCGAGCAACTCCTCGCGAACAGCGAGGAGAACGACGTTCGCTGTGCCGACCCCGAGGCGGCCGCCGAGATGCAGGAGCTGATCGAGGAGTACCAACAGCAGGGCGACTCGATCGGCGGATCCATCTACTTCGAGTGTCGGGGCGTCCCCCGCGGGCTCGGCGCGCCGCGGTTCGACAGCTTCCCCGCGCGACTCGGCCAGGCCATGTTCTCGATTCCGGCGACGACGGGCGTCGAGTACGGCCTCGGCAACGAGGCGACCGACGTCGCCGGCAGCGACCGCAACGAGGACTGGACGTTCGACGACGGCGAGTCCTTCGAGCACGTCGAAAGCGAGGAGGGCGACCCGGTCCCGGTCGGCAACGACCACGGCGGGCTCCAGGGCGGGATCACCACCGGCGAACCCATCTACGGCGAGGCGACGTGGCACGCGCCCACCTCGATCCCGAAAAAGCAGCGCTCCGCGGACTGGGAGACGGGCGAGGAGAAGGAGGTCCAGGTCGTCGGCCGCCACGACCCCGTCCTCCCGCCGCGGGCCGTCCCGGTCGTCGAGGCGATGCTGTACTGCACCGTCCTCGACTTCATGCTGCTCGCGGGCCGAATCAACCCCGACCGCGTCGACGGCACCCCCGGCCAGTACGACACCGGCTACCACCCGAGCAGCCCGGACAACGAGTAG
- a CDS encoding TIGR04206 family protein — MSEEPESETARARRRAAADRGERVSRRVGWLLVAALLAVPMAVIPGENLTIVSLWGFLSTSGPGLFAGGYPVWAYFVEQPRPFGALPPSIRAWPLAIGFYALAAGSATAGVTFGREDRRVTGGLLVLAAAASLWVSVGVAFRFGVGTTAGWLAVVPVGALATLAVAIGVYGNDLRGIVTA, encoded by the coding sequence ATGTCCGAGGAACCGGAATCGGAGACGGCGAGGGCACGGCGCCGGGCCGCGGCGGACCGCGGTGAGCGCGTCTCTCGCCGGGTGGGATGGCTCCTCGTCGCTGCGCTGCTCGCGGTCCCGATGGCGGTGATCCCCGGAGAGAACCTCACGATCGTGAGCCTCTGGGGGTTCCTCAGCACGTCCGGGCCGGGACTCTTCGCGGGCGGGTACCCCGTGTGGGCGTACTTCGTCGAGCAGCCGCGGCCGTTCGGCGCGCTCCCCCCGTCGATACGCGCGTGGCCGCTCGCGATCGGGTTCTACGCCTTGGCCGCGGGCAGCGCGACCGCCGGGGTGACCTTCGGGCGCGAGGACCGGCGCGTCACCGGGGGCCTGCTCGTGCTCGCCGCCGCCGCGAGCCTCTGGGTCTCCGTCGGGGTCGCGTTCCGGTTCGGCGTCGGGACCACGGCGGGGTGGCTCGCCGTGGTCCCGGTCGGCGCGCTGGCGACGCTGGCGGTCGCGATCGGGGTGTACGGGAACGACCTGCGCGGGATCGTCACGGCGTGA
- the hpt gene encoding hypoxanthine/guanine phosphoribosyltransferase produces MDQLRQSLLDAPIIEKGEYQYFVHPISDGVPMLKPELLREIVIRIIRKAELENVDKIVTPAAMGIHISTALSLMTDIPLVVIRKRQYGLDGEVPLFQETGYSESEMYINDVEEGDRVLVLDDVLSTGGTMKAILDALTDEVGADVVDVVAVIKKAGDNELDETDYNVKTLINVTVDDGEVVIVDAQGDD; encoded by the coding sequence ATGGACCAGTTGCGGCAGTCGCTCCTCGACGCGCCCATCATCGAGAAAGGCGAGTACCAGTACTTCGTTCACCCGATCAGCGACGGGGTTCCGATGCTCAAGCCGGAACTCCTCCGCGAGATCGTCATCCGGATCATCCGGAAGGCCGAACTGGAGAACGTCGACAAGATCGTCACCCCCGCGGCGATGGGGATCCACATCTCGACCGCGCTCTCGTTGATGACCGACATCCCGCTCGTCGTCATCCGCAAGCGCCAGTACGGCCTCGACGGCGAGGTTCCGTTATTCCAGGAGACCGGCTACTCGGAGTCGGAGATGTACATCAACGACGTCGAGGAGGGCGACCGCGTGCTCGTGCTTGACGACGTGCTCTCGACGGGCGGCACGATGAAGGCCATCCTCGACGCGCTCACCGACGAGGTCGGCGCCGACGTCGTCGACGTGGTCGCCGTGATCAAGAAGGCCGGCGACAACGAGCTCGACGAGACCGACTACAACGTGAAGACGCTCATCAACGTCACCGTCGACGACGGCGAGGTCGTGATCGTCGACGCGCAGGGCGACGACTGA
- a CDS encoding HAD-IIB family hydrolase: MVPPLALDIDGTLTTASGRIDARVFELLPDWDAPIVFATGKSFPYPVALAHFLGRAETVIAENGGVVHVDGETTVLGDPTASRAVVEAFRERGGDPIWGPEDTVNRWRETEVAVSLDADESLLRAAAASTDDVEVVDTGYAYHVKSTGVSKGRALERVADALGLDPGAFVAVGDSENDASTFAVAGESYAVANADETARDAADTVVSASYMDGTAGVLADLRKRSE, from the coding sequence ATGGTTCCGCCCCTCGCGCTGGATATCGACGGCACGCTGACGACGGCGAGCGGTCGGATCGACGCTCGCGTCTTCGAACTGTTGCCCGATTGGGACGCGCCGATCGTCTTCGCGACCGGGAAGTCGTTCCCCTACCCGGTCGCGCTGGCGCACTTTCTCGGCCGCGCGGAGACCGTCATCGCCGAGAACGGCGGCGTCGTCCACGTCGACGGCGAGACGACGGTCCTCGGCGACCCGACCGCTTCGCGGGCCGTCGTCGAGGCGTTCCGCGAGCGAGGCGGCGACCCGATCTGGGGGCCCGAAGACACGGTCAACCGCTGGCGGGAGACCGAGGTCGCGGTGTCGCTCGACGCCGACGAGTCGCTGTTGCGCGCGGCCGCCGCGAGCACCGACGACGTAGAGGTCGTCGACACCGGCTACGCGTATCACGTCAAATCGACCGGCGTGAGCAAGGGCCGCGCGCTCGAACGGGTCGCCGACGCGCTCGGTCTCGACCCCGGCGCGTTCGTCGCCGTCGGCGACAGCGAGAACGACGCCTCGACGTTCGCGGTCGCCGGCGAGTCGTACGCGGTCGCCAACGCTGACGAGACCGCGCGCGACGCCGCGGACACCGTGGTGTCGGCGTCGTACATGGACGGCACCGCCGGCGTGCTGGCGGACCTCAGGAAACGAAGCGAGTAA
- a CDS encoding enoyl-CoA hydratase/isomerase family protein: MTGEAITLDVDDDSGMATITVDRPAQLNALTVDALEALGDALDEAAEAGARALVIAGAGDEAFIAGADISYMVDLSTPEAQAYAELGHRVANAIESFPAPTVAAIDGYAFGGGAEIALACDLRVAAERAVIGQTEIDLGIIPGWGGTQRLPRLVGDETARRLVFLGERIDASEAADIGLVGEVVPDDAFDERIAELSRELAAKPAVATRAAKEALDAARDGATETGLALERRAWAGLFGTHDQREGMAAFVEKREPEFE; the protein is encoded by the coding sequence ATGACAGGCGAGGCGATTACTCTCGACGTCGACGACGACAGCGGCATGGCGACGATCACCGTCGACCGGCCGGCACAGCTCAACGCCCTCACGGTCGACGCGCTCGAAGCACTCGGCGACGCCCTCGACGAGGCCGCGGAAGCGGGGGCTCGCGCGTTGGTGATCGCGGGCGCGGGCGACGAGGCGTTCATCGCCGGCGCGGACATCTCGTACATGGTCGACCTCTCGACGCCGGAGGCGCAGGCGTACGCCGAACTCGGTCACCGCGTCGCGAACGCGATCGAGTCGTTCCCGGCGCCGACGGTCGCCGCAATCGACGGGTACGCGTTCGGCGGCGGCGCCGAAATCGCCCTCGCGTGTGACCTCCGGGTCGCCGCCGAGCGCGCGGTGATCGGACAGACCGAGATCGACCTCGGGATCATCCCCGGCTGGGGCGGGACACAGCGGCTCCCGCGGCTCGTGGGCGACGAGACCGCGCGACGGCTCGTCTTCCTCGGCGAGCGGATCGACGCCAGCGAGGCCGCGGATATCGGGCTGGTCGGCGAGGTCGTCCCGGACGACGCGTTCGACGAGCGGATCGCGGAGCTGTCCCGAGAGCTGGCCGCAAAGCCCGCCGTCGCGACCCGCGCCGCGAAGGAGGCGCTCGACGCGGCCCGCGACGGGGCGACCGAGACCGGTCTCGCCTTGGAGCGGCGGGCGTGGGCGGGGCTCTTCGGCACCCACGACCAGCGTGAGGGGATGGCCGCGTTCGTCGAGAAGCGAGAGCCGGAGTTCGAGTAG
- the aglM gene encoding UDP-glucose 6-dehydrogenase AglM: MRATVVGSGYVGTTLAACLADAGHDTTAIDIDSDVVAAINDGHAAIHEPGLDDLLAEHAGDRLRATTEYDGIPDADVTFLAIGTPSNEDGSIDLGALTAAAEMTGEALKAADGDARHLVVVKSTITPPGVGAVREALEAGAGDAADRVELATNPEFLREGSAVDDFQHPDKLVFGAESDWATERLERLYEPLVAAADTDVSVIRTDPETAVMIKYGNNAFLASKISLANDLGNICKRFGIDAYEVMDAVGLDDRIGAKFLRSGVGWGGSCFPKDVDAIRAAAREAGYEPPMLDAAVAVNDGQPERMLELLDSHVDVAGERVAVLGLAFKPGTDDVRSSRAIPIIEALQARGAEVVGYDPVATDAMRERFPDLAYADSAADAIEGASAALVVTDWDEFAALDDAFDAMADPVVIDGRRIVERRDGLTYEGLTW; this comes from the coding sequence ATGCGAGCCACCGTCGTCGGAAGCGGCTACGTCGGAACGACTCTCGCGGCCTGTCTCGCGGACGCGGGCCACGACACCACCGCCATCGACATCGACTCGGACGTTGTCGCGGCGATCAACGACGGCCACGCGGCCATCCACGAGCCGGGCCTCGACGACCTGCTGGCCGAACACGCGGGCGACCGCCTCCGCGCGACGACCGAGTACGACGGCATTCCCGACGCCGACGTGACGTTCCTCGCGATCGGTACCCCGTCGAACGAGGACGGGAGCATCGACCTCGGCGCGCTCACCGCGGCCGCCGAGATGACCGGAGAGGCGCTGAAAGCAGCAGACGGCGACGCCCGTCACCTCGTCGTCGTCAAGAGCACGATCACGCCGCCGGGTGTCGGAGCGGTCCGCGAAGCGCTCGAAGCGGGCGCCGGCGACGCGGCCGACCGCGTCGAACTCGCGACCAACCCCGAGTTCCTCCGCGAAGGGTCGGCCGTCGACGACTTCCAACACCCGGACAAATTAGTATTTGGGGCCGAGTCCGACTGGGCGACGGAGCGGTTAGAGCGCCTGTACGAACCGCTCGTCGCCGCGGCCGACACGGATGTATCTGTGATCCGGACCGACCCCGAGACGGCCGTGATGATAAAGTACGGGAACAACGCCTTCCTCGCGTCGAAGATATCGCTGGCGAACGACCTTGGAAACATCTGCAAGCGGTTCGGGATCGACGCCTACGAGGTGATGGACGCGGTCGGCCTCGACGACCGGATCGGGGCGAAGTTCCTGCGGTCGGGGGTCGGCTGGGGCGGGAGTTGTTTTCCGAAAGACGTCGATGCAATTAGGGCGGCGGCCCGCGAGGCCGGCTACGAGCCGCCGATGCTGGACGCCGCGGTCGCCGTGAACGACGGCCAACCGGAGCGCATGCTCGAACTGCTCGACTCCCACGTCGACGTCGCGGGCGAGCGCGTCGCCGTCCTCGGTCTCGCTTTTAAACCCGGCACCGACGACGTGCGCAGCTCGCGGGCGATTCCGATTATCGAGGCGTTACAGGCGCGCGGCGCTGAGGTCGTCGGCTACGATCCCGTCGCGACCGACGCCATGCGCGAGCGCTTCCCTGACCTCGCGTACGCCGACTCGGCGGCCGACGCCATCGAGGGGGCGAGCGCCGCGCTCGTCGTGACCGACTGGGACGAGTTCGCGGCGCTCGACGACGCGTTCGACGCCATGGCCGACCCCGTCGTGATCGACGGCCGCCGGATCGTCGAGCGGCGCGACGGGCTGACCTACGAGGGGCTCACCTGGTAG